The sequence below is a genomic window from Mangifera indica cultivar Alphonso unplaced genomic scaffold, CATAS_Mindica_2.1 Un_0025, whole genome shotgun sequence.
TAGCCCAACAAGCCTAAATAGAAATAACATTCGATTGGGAGAAATGCCAAATGTGCTTAACAATGGTCGCTCTACTTTACTCACTAAGTCTTCTAAAGCCAAGATCACCTTCCTCAAATGGGAGACAAACTTCTTCCCATGACACCTTTGCTTTATATTTATTGAGGTTGACTCTCGACCATAGGAAAGCTCTAATGAGGCTTTCAATTTCCAATAGAATTCTAAAGGGAATAATAAAGATGGTTGACCAATACATTTGAATATTCATTAGCATCGATTTTATAAAAGTCAACCTACCTGCATAAGACAAGAATCTATATCTCCATAAGACTAtctttctaacaattttttccaatAATAAAGAGCATTCAGATTTTTTAAGCTTGGAAGTGATTAATAGCATTCCAAGGTATCTAATAGGAGGTAACCCACTTTAAAAACCATAATTCCCATAAGCTTTATCTTGACATTATTAGAAACTTCTAAGAAAAAGATCAAACTTTTGGAAGGGTTTGCTTAGAAACCCACCCACAAGGGAAAGGTATCAAAAGTTTGCTTGAGCAAAAGAATGAAACCTTACTCCGCTTTACAAATAACATCAAGTTATCTACAAATCATAAATGGTTAATGCAAAGAGCTTTACACTAGAGATGAAATTGGAAGGGAGGAATTTTTTAACAACTTTGCTAAAATGGCCCAACGAAACTTCCATAAcaacaacaaacaaataaaaggaCATATGATCCCTTGCCTCAACCCCAGTTTACTACCAAAAAACCCTGCAATCTCCCTATTCAAGGCAATTGAGAACTTTGGAATGGAGATACATTCTCAAATCCAATACACCATTTTCGTTGGAAACCCGTAAAGGAGCAAAGATATGGTAAGGAAATCTCAATCAACATAATCATAGGTCTTCCTAACGTCAATTTTCATAGCACAATTCTTACTTCTATTAGAAGGTCCGATAATTAAGGAAAAGATTTTGGCATAGAATGACATTGTCTCCAATTTTCCTTCCTTCCATAAAAGCACTTTGGCTCGAATCAATTATCAAGAGGAGCATCTTTTTAAGTCTATTGGCCAAAATCTTAGCAATACATTTATAGATTGCATTACAACACAATATTAGCCTAAAGTCATTACAAGAAGAAGGGTTCACTACCTTAGgaacaagggaaaaaaaaaactcttaataGCTTCCATAACATCTTCTTCCACAATATGTCATgcttttttaaagaaaactaCATAATACTCATCTGGGCCAGAGGCTTTATTGTTAGCCAAACCAAAGATAACTTTTTCAATTTCCTTTCTAGTGATTTCACCAATTATCTCCCAGGCATGATCTTCCAAGACTCTTTTGTTGATTACTTCCTCCATACCCATTAAGtttctctccttttttcttttctatcattaaacaatttttttataaaaataaacaaatttcatGAGTCATAGCTCAAAACTCTATTTCTACACTTGATCGGGTTACAACATTGTATTTCTTGCTTCTCTAAGTAATTAGATTCCTTAAAATATAGGTacaatatctaataatatatctcATATCAATTAGAGATTAGGCATAGTCTATATCgaattcttttataattactCCTTTCCTCTTTTTAAATAAGACACCTCTCCACACATGTAAACTTTAGATATCGAAAGATTTTCTAAACTAAAGTTCTCCTCTTTTAGGTCATGCATGAAATGACTTACTACACTCATAACATATGTCATCTTTGATCATGTATGTGAATGGTAAATTAGCCTTTCCACTAGTCATTTATAGTGCCCCTTTGACCACTGTCTTTGCTTCCTTGCAATGACTAATTATGTGATTTGGATCTATAGGAGTTCTTAAAGGTTTGCTTCCAAGTGTTGCTAAATTTATGATTAACTCTAACATATATTTTCTCtaagagaagaaaattcttTGTGTAGAGTAAGCCATCTTAATTCCCAAAAAGTACCTTAATTTCCCAAGTTTTTTTatcttgaattctttataaaattgattacttgatcttttatttaattttttatcattttcagtCACAAtgatatcattaatataaactAGCAATATAGTAATTCtttcttaagaaattttttatgaatatggTGTGATCACCTTGACTTTTGTCTTTATCCAAGTTGAATCATGCCCTTAGTGATTCATCCAACCAAGCATAAGGggataattttaatcttaacaacACTTTTTTGGGCTTACAAATATTGTTTATCCTGTTATTTTCATCAAATCCTAATAGTATCTCTATGAACATTCTCTTTTAAGTCACTATTAAGAAATacattatttcatcaaattaatGAAGATTATAACCAAAATGAGTAATGAGTGATTGGAGGATTCTTACAATGTTCATTTTCACCATAAGAGTAAAAGTTGCTTGATAATCCACTCCATAAGTTGTGTAAACTCTTTAGCAACCAATCTTTATTTACATCTTTCCAAGCTTttatttgctttaatttttttatagtgtATACCCTTTGGTAGCCAACCACTCTTTCCTTTTTGATTAACTATATTTCAGGTATCATTTTTCTATATGGcactcatttttttctttcattataaGTATCCAATTTATCTCTTTTAAAGCATCCTGAATGTTAGAATATATAATATCCTAATTTATTTGTTGTATATTGTGTTTCCTattatatagtaattattttCCCTATATAggatattatttgtgtataaattcaTCATGTACTAATACATTAGATATATACAAAGTTTATTCCATTAAATTGATTTCACTTAGTATCAAACCCCAACACCCCATATTAGTTTCAAAGTAGCCTCATTTATCCCTAAAAGTAgggttttgatattttctaataataacCACCACCTCCAACTTTTGAGAACTTTTAACTTCACCTCACACAAAagcataattttatgtttatggtCAATTAGTCTTTTCTCAAAGATGTTCTTTCCTTTCTCTAACCATCATCATGTGGATTATCTTTTTCGACAATTGGTTTTTTTTCGAtgctattttccttttttcggTTATTAGCTTCATCTTAAcaactatttctttttctcagcCATCATTGGTTCTTTATCAACCACTCTTATTCaagtttgtttaatttcttcAGCCAACTTTGACTCTTAGATTTCCGACAATATATCTCTCTAATGACTTATTTCCCTAACTCTTGGATCTTCGATGATCAACTTTTTTGATAGACTTTTCAACTTCAACAAAACTTGTGAGTTTGTGCCTTTGCTCTAactaatttgtttttgtttgggcTTGGTTTTAAGTATTTCCTTGGCTATTATAATTTTGGTGTTTGATGCATTAGGCTTGTTGTTgggtttatttaatttgtattgagTTAGACTTATTGTTGTTGAGTTGAGCCTACTGTTTTGGTGTTGTTGGTTTTTTTATGGGCCAATTTTTAGTTGGTTTAATTTGAAGTGTTTTTGGACTTAGACCCATATTTATTGTTAGTTATTATTGGAGTTTTATTCTCatagaaaaataagatatttcaCATCTTATTAGTACCACCTTTAATGATTCTAATATGTTATTTGAGCCCAAAATTATATGGTTTTctcaaaagtaaaaaattatggCATTATATTACTAATGATATCACTAGCCAAGCTAAAGGCCAAATAGAAGAGAGTTCTAATTATATTAAGTTGCTTAAAGAATAGGATagtaaaaattatcaaattattgcATGGTTTCATAATACATGTACTCTATCAATTAAGCTTCAATTTAGGCATCTTGAGATTACAAAAGAAGTTCGGGATTTACTTGCCAAACGATACTCTACCACCAATGTCATTCATCGATTCCAACTCTATGGTGcttttcaatcaattaatgATTTTCTATCTGAGATGACTATTCCATGGGACTAGTTATCTCAATCTAAATGAAAATGGCATGATGTTCATAATGCAATTCTTTATGCAAAAGAACTAGATGAATTTAGAGTTTATCAATTTACTATGGCATTGtatgatgaatttgaattagtaAGATAATCTTTGTTACATAAGAATACCTTTCCTAGTTGATTATAGAAATATGTGCTAAGTAGACTCATTTAAGTACATTGAAATCACTACAATCTTTACTATCCATTGATATTGTTTTGGCTAAGTGACTTGTTGCTATTGTCATAAACCAAGGCATgttgtttttgaatgttttaagtTGTTATCTAAGAAAGGCACGAAATAACACAATCAAGCCAACTTTAAGTCTAGTAAGGCTTTTTCTTCCAATGCAGCAACTGTTATCACCTAGGATTCGTCTTCTAGCCACTCTTCTATCATAAATGAGCTTTTTAGTATGGTAGACCTTGACACTTTAAAATAAGCCTTAGCTTAGTTCATCACTAATACCTCCAATTCTTTTGTCTTATTTGTCACCCTAATACATCCTCATCTTAGTACTTTGACTCTTTATGTTGTAATCATATGATTGTTAATTCTTGTCTTTTTAAATCTAagaatattatgttttattctCCTATTATTCATACTACTAAAAACTCTAGTCTATTTGTTAGTCATATTGGTAATATCTTTACTTTTACTTTATCGTTATCTAATGCCTTCTTGTTCCTAAAGTCTTAATAAATCTTATTTCTATTGGACAATTATTTGATACTGGTCTTGAAGTAAATATTTCTTGTTATGGTTGTTCTATGCAAGATCTATAGATGAAACAGATCTTTGGGACCATATGTAAAGTTAATCATCTGTTTGAGTTGATATCTCTTCAACTACCCTCCCAAATTACATCTAATGTGTCAAAGTGTGTTGTAGTTGTATCTCTTTCTACTTAGAATTCTTTGTCTTGGTCATGTTTCCTCCTTtcaattaaaatgtttttgctCTAGTGGTCTTTTAGgaaatgttaaaattgatgattttgattatgCTTCATATGAACTTGGTAAACATCTTACTTTACCTTTTAACAATaacacttttattttttctgctaTTTTTGACTTTATGCATACTAATATTTAAGGACCATCTACCATACATACTATAGGAGGTGATAATTATTTTGTGatctttgttgatgatttttcttgattcacttagatatattttatgaaaaatcattCTTAGATGCTTGCAATTTATGCCACATTTGTTGCTCTtgtcaaaactaaattttctaatgttattaaaattcttcaaatagaTAATGCTATGAAATAGAAAGATGCTAAACTTTTTACTATTATCTCCCAATATGGCATTATTATTCGTAGGTTGTGTCTTACTACATCCCAACAAAATAGTCATGTAGAACATAAACACAAACACATTCTAGATATTATCCATACACTTCTAATCTCTGCATCATGTACTGAGCGGTTTTAGGGTGAAGCAACTCTTACAGTTGTCTACATAATCAACTGTGGTCCAACTATAGTAACTAATAACCAAAACCTTTATAAACGGTTGTACGACAAAACTCCTGATTATGATATTCTTAAAGTCTTTGGAtctgattgttttgtttttatacaaTTGCATGAACATTATAAACTAAAACCTTGTTATAGgttatgttgttttttcaataatGGTATTGAACATAAGGGTTATTACTGTTGGGATTCTATCTCTAAACATCTTCgtatttatagatatattacTTTTTGGGAATATAAAACGTTTTCTACAATGTTTAAGTTTCAGTTGTCTAAAAACAATCCTCTAACAATGATAATGCAACTACTCCACCTTCGTCTCACTTTTCAATGTAGGACATATAGATGATCACATCCTAACTGACCTTGAAGAATTTAGCTCATCTGTAGATTCTAAACCTTCACCAAATTCTTTCACTTTTCTAAGTAACAAACCTACTAGAGTGCGCCAACCACTTCCTTATCTATGTGATTATCATGGTTACTCTATTATTGTTTCTTTGTATAAACCTTTTTCTTACAAAGAAGTTAGTGTGAATCCTCTTTGGCAACAAGCAATGCGAGAAGAATTGGAGGCCTTAACAAATACTCATACTTGGCATTTTGTTGACATATTGTTTGGTAAATCTATTTTGCAAAGTAAATgggtttataaaattaaaacccaTGTATATGGCTTAGTGGAATGCTATAAAATTCAGTTACTAATAAAAGGCTTTATTTAAGAATATGACATTGATTATAGGGAGGCCTTTGCTCCAGTagcttttatcatttttatttgcaATCTTATAACTATTGTGGTTGTTAAAAAGTGGTAACTTTTTTATATGGATGTGAAGAATGCATTTTTGAATGGGGACGtttctaaagaaatttatatgaaacccATACCTAGATATAATCATCCACCAGACAAGGTTTGTCATCTTCATAAAGCTTTATATGGACTTAAGTAGGCTCCAAGAGCATGGTTTCTAAATTCAGCTCTACAATCAGCCAATTTGGATTCTTTATTAGCAATTATGCTCATGCTCGTTTCATCCACAAAACTGAGAAGGGATGTATcttattgtttttatatgttgatgatatgattattaCTAGAGTgttaaagagataaaataattccTCAGCATACAGTTCAAAATGAAGGACCTTGGTCACTTGAGTTACTTGGCATAACAGTTTATTCTAACGGTGATGGTTATTATGTATCTCAAGCCAAGTATGCTACTAATCTTTTATCTTATGTTGGTCTGTCTAGTAATAAAACCACCAACACTCCACTTGAGGCCAATGTCAAAACTTTCTCCTATTAAGGGAACTATTCTAAATGATCATACTCTCTATGGACAATcagtttttatgtatttaattgcCACTTGACTAGACATAACATATACTATTCATATTATTAGTCAGTTCATGGTTGCTCCTCGTACTACTTACTTTGCAGCAATACTTCATAAGTTTTGCTATGTTAAAAGTACTTTGTTTCATGGTCTTCATTATTCTGCTCAGTCATCACTAATACTACATacatattttgatattgattagCTAGGTGATCTTACAAATAGACATTCCACAACTAGTTATTGTTTCCTTTTGGGAGATTCTCTCATCTCTTGGGGTAATAAGAAGCAAATAGTCATTTCTCATTTAAGTACTGAAATAAAGTATAAAACAATTGCTAACACTACTTACAAACTCATTTGGCTTTAATGGTTGTTGCAGTATATAGGAATTTCTCAATCCAAAGCTATAAATATCTATTGTAATAATCATAGTGTGATTCAAATTACTTATATTGATGGATTTCATGAATGCACTAAATACATTGAGATTAACTATCATTTTGTTTGACATCTTTTGGTCAATAATATCCTTCATCGTGCTTCAGTGTCTTCTATGGATCAAATAGCTAACGTATTCACTAAAGCTCATCCTCCAAGACAGTTTCATGACTTAAATCACAAACTCAAGCTAGCAAACTCTTTGTCTACTTGAGTTTAAGGGTGGTTGCtagaatatattttagaatatataatttcCTAGTTTATTTGCTATATATTGTGTTTCCTATTGTATAGTTATTTGTTTTCCTTGTATAGGATATTAGTCATGTATAAATTCATCATGTACTAATACATTAGATATATACAATGTTTGTTTCATTAAATTGATTTcacattgtattttttttaggagtcttaattgaattcaaggtagaaaaaaaaaggcttttTGTTGTAAAAAGATTCATTGTGAAGATACAAAGTGAGATATATAGTGTTGATACATGTTTCAGTACCTTTTAAAGAATAATAGGAAGATAAAGGTATAAGGTAGTGTTTGGAGGGTTATTAGGTGAAtctgaagaaaaattaaagttagTTGATTAATGTTAATCAAAGAGTCATATAAGATATTCTCATAAGCTTGGGATGGAGTCTTAGAGTTGCTTTAGAGTTGGAGCAGACTAGTCTctcttataatattgtttttttttttaagctagAATTTGAGGTTTTTGAGAAacttagttttcaatttttttttcgcTCTTTGTCAAGTTTGGATATTTTTATAGTGATTAGTGTCTTCTCTTTGTCACTTTTAGGTAGTTTTGTAATGATCTACAAAAAAGATAATATAGTTTTGTCTGATGATTGAATCTCGattgaagtttgaattttggCTTGGATTGGTGATTGAGACTTGGTTAACCTGGTTAAAGTTTGAGTCTTGGCTTGGATTGGTGGTTGTTGACTCGATTGAAGTACATCCTTAACTTAGATAGGTTGGATGTTAGGTTCTCATAGCTAGAAACATCAACTAATTTAGGTGTCAAAAAATGAGTCATGGCTACACATTAAGTTGTCAAGGAATACCATAGAACTTGGGCAAAAATCATCTTCACTTGTTTTCTCTTCTCgaagtcaattttttaaaatatcttttgatTTAATTGAATGTGACATCCAAAGAGAATGATTTTCCTTTGACAATGATCTTAGCATTTATAACCTTCTTAATCAAAAACACATTTACAAGCCCTATGATCTTGTTTGCCCTATTGAGTCGTATGAATGTAGAGATAAGCTACacaatgtaaagaaaataacttttttttttgaagagtATGAGTTGAAACTGAATCAAGACACAACTAAGATAAAGTTTCAGTAGgacttttgtttttcaaaactcaaGATGGAAGGCATTTGATAATAATAGTTAAAACAACTTCCCCCCAATAGACCTAAAAGCGTTTGAGTGAAATATGAGTGGTCTTGTAACTTCTAACAAGGGTCAATTTTATCTCTTTGCAACCCTATTTTTTGGGGGTGTTTAAAACATGAAGATTCATCGATTattttcttaactttgaaaaagtcACATGGCTTTTTATCTTAATAGTCTCTGACATAATCTCATGtaaacagttttattttctaACCAAATTGGGGAAATAAGGTACTAACATCATCATATTTATCTTTCGTAAGAAATAATCAAACTATTAAGACCcaataactgaaaaaaaatctaGCATCAAAAACTAAGGAGCAAAATCAATAGGGACTCTGACGTGGAAAAGTGaaatttattcatttgattttattgataagtaAATTGTAGTGGacctattatatataaaaatagtaaataatagGAAACAATTAAAGTAGAAATGTTTACacaatatttacataaaaattgaattataaaggAATAATTGAGATATTGTTCACTGTAATAAGATATATCCTAGAAAATAAATGGGacattttctttatcaattaTACAGACCTTGTAAAATTTAATTCCTAAGGAGATCCAAGGATGTGTTAGCTAAAACAATCAATGAAACTTAGTGATGACTGCAACTGAGAGGCCCTTCAGTTGAATCCTCACTATGATTTGAACACACATTTAATGTCATGCTTCAAAGTACCACGTCTAAGTGGAATGCTGAAGAGATCAACTGTGCCACTAGTTAGAAAAGAATCAGAAGATTCTAAAACTTCTTTCAAGACTCAGCTTTCCAAAGGAAGTCAAATCCATCCAGTGTCAGTTCAACTGAGATGTTAACCAATTCCTTCAGAGATCCTTTTAGACAAGTCAGACACTAGAGCATAATTGTTGTTCTCATAACATGCAGTCGTGAAGGCTGACAGAGTCACGTGATCAACATTACTGTCCTTCTCCAGTAATTTATGAAAGAACAATGCTGCTATTCCTACTTTACTCTCACTACAAAGCTTCCTGACCAAGGTATTTACCGTTCGGATCCAGAGCTTTTTGTCTAGGCTTTCCAAAATAACCATTGCCATGGCAGAATCATTTTTCTTGCAGTACTCATATGCTAGTGTTACCCGAGTAACTTCACAGGGGGAAATCCCCCTGTCTACCATAGTTTCATATAACTCACATGCCTCGTCCAACTTGGATTCTTTACAAAGCCCACTTATAAGAGCCCCATAAGTAAAACCATCTGGTACACAACCATGCTCACCCATCCTGTGGAAAAGCTTCAAAGCCATACTGACATTTCCATCCCTACAGTACCCACAAATCATGGAAGTATATGTTTCCTTGGTCGGAACCAAGCCAAGCCTGATGGCTTCCTCAAAAAGTTTCTCactttctttcattcttttttgcCTAGAGAATGCAGCAATCAATGTAGTATATGCATGTATATCGGGCTGCAGAGCAACTTTAACCATCTTACAGAAAAACACCAGGGCTTGTTCAATTTCAGATCGCTTACAGTGCTCAGATATGAGAATAGTGTAGGTAATTTTATCAGCTTGCAATCCCTCTTCAAACCCCTTCATAAGAACCTCATAAGCTTCTGTAACCCTGCCCCTTTTACAAAGGCCGTCAATAATTGCATTATAAGTACAGATATTAGGAGTAAAGCCTTCTTTACCCATCAAATGCATCAATTCATATGCTCTTTCAAAATTCCCTGCTTTGCAATGCCCATCTATAAGACTAGTATATGTGTTGGTATTTGGAAACAGCCCTTGCTCTTTCATTCTGCCCAACAACATCTCTGCACGAttcatcttctcttctttgcaGTACCCATTAATCATAGTGgtatatgtatacacatttggCTTGTAATTATCACTTCGAACAAGCTTAAGAAACAGCCTGAAAGCCTTTTCAGTCCAACCCTTCTTACAAAGCCCATCAATCAATATTGTATGAGTATACACATTCGGTTTAAAGCCTATTCGAACCATTTCCTCCAACATTTCAAATGCTTGCTTAATGCTGCCTCTCTTACACAACCCGTTGATCAAAGCCGTGTAATTGATCAAGTTCGGTTTCAGACCTGCTTCAATCATCCtattaaaataccaaaatgctCTACTCACAAAACCCTTCTCACAGAAAGCActaataattaatgttaacgTCGAATTATCAACAAGGAGCCCTCTCTCAATCATTGCACTCAACCACCTATCAGCCTCTCTAAGTCTACCCATTCTACAATATGCAATAACCATCAACTTATAACTGCAAGAATCCGGACTTACACCTCTCTCACACATTTCTTCAAACACTTTCTCCGCGAACTCGACCAACCCGATTTCACAGGCAACCCCCACAACACAGTTAAAACTACCGGTAACCAACGGCAACCCATGATTTGAAACCTCAATAACAATGCTAAACGCCTCCTTCAACCTCCCAATTTCAGCGAAACTCCTCACCATACACTGCATCACCTCGTGAGCTCTCTCAAAATTCCCATTATCAATCAATGAGGCGGCGCAAACTATATAAAGTCTCCGAAAATGACGAAACTTCGCAAACCCGATCGCCCAGTAAAAGAAACTGAGTGCCACCATCGAACCCGCTTCGTTAGCCAGTGAAGCAACCACAGTAATGGCCTGTTCGTGGGTCAAAGACTCGGTGTCTATGCAAAGACTGAGCTTGGGCGGGGATGATAGGAAATGGGCTTGTTTGTAATAAGATTCCAGGGCCGAAGAGCAAATTGTTTTTAGAAAAGATTGCGGTGGGGTCGGGGCTGTTGACGGTGATGATGATGGAGAAAGAGGGGGCTGTGCATGAGCGAAGCGAACGTCATTAAAGTGAGTGCAGTGCGAGTATGGCCTGAGAACGAAGAGCGTGAGGACTGATGTAGGTGATAGTTTTCTTTGAAGACAATGACATCTCTTAATAAAAAGAGACACCATATCAGATATTGGAATCGTTGTCCTTACAGTTTTTCTTGCCGAATGTCGAATTTGTGTTGCATCTTTCAACCATAAGGATGTGAGTAGACTGTCGCTC
It includes:
- the LOC123206132 gene encoding pentatricopeptide repeat-containing protein At4g19890-like — translated: MVSLFIKRCHCLQRKLSPTSVLTLFVLRPYSHCTHFNDVRFAHAQPPLSPSSSPSTAPTPPQSFLKTICSSALESYYKQAHFLSSPPKLSLCIDTESLTHEQAITVVASLANEAGSMVALSFFYWAIGFAKFRHFRRLYIVCAASLIDNGNFERAHEVMQCMVRSFAEIGRLKEAFSIVIEVSNHGLPLVTGSFNCVVGVACEIGLVEFAEKVFEEMCERGVSPDSCSYKLMVIAYCRMGRLREADRWLSAMIERGLLVDNSTLTLIISAFCEKGFVSRAFWYFNRMIEAGLKPNLINYTALINGLCKRGSIKQAFEMLEEMVRIGFKPNVYTHTILIDGLCKKGWTEKAFRLFLKLVRSDNYKPNVYTYTTMINGYCKEEKMNRAEMLLGRMKEQGLFPNTNTYTSLIDGHCKAGNFERAYELMHLMGKEGFTPNICTYNAIIDGLCKRGRVTEAYEVLMKGFEEGLQADKITYTILISEHCKRSEIEQALVFFCKMVKVALQPDIHAYTTLIAAFSRQKRMKESEKLFEEAIRLGLVPTKETYTSMICGYCRDGNVSMALKLFHRMGEHGCVPDGFTYGALISGLCKESKLDEACELYETMVDRGISPCEVTRVTLAYEYCKKNDSAMAMVILESLDKKLWIRTVNTLVRKLCSESKVGIAALFFHKLLEKDSNVDHVTLSAFTTACYENNNYALVSDLSKRISEGIG